One window of the Actinomyces procaprae genome contains the following:
- a CDS encoding LacI family DNA-binding transcriptional regulator translates to MAQRARKQVTLADVAREANCSVSCVSIVMRDAVGASQETRRRVKAVAARLGYRPDQRARALRSTRSGQIGVTFDGHQPFHAEIIDGLYTAAESGNHELVLSAVVGAVDDRRAAETLLRDRCEALIMIGPSLGTARLRMLADEVPVVAVARPLSCPGVDVIRIDDRGGVAAAVAHLVGLGHRRIVHVDGGKAPSSPERRAGYLEAMAAHGLSTEATILPGGLEQEDGIRAAAQLLAAPEPPTAVSAFNDRVASGVIQGLVSAGVGVPGRISVVGFDNARRYESGLVPLTTIDQNPGLMAKLALERAIGRAAERYLPSEQVLIPRLIERASTGPVSEAAG, encoded by the coding sequence ATGGCGCAACGGGCACGCAAGCAGGTCACGCTCGCAGATGTCGCGCGCGAGGCCAATTGCTCGGTCTCGTGCGTCTCCATCGTGATGCGCGACGCCGTCGGCGCATCACAGGAGACGAGGCGCCGGGTCAAGGCGGTGGCCGCACGCCTGGGCTACCGGCCCGACCAACGCGCCCGCGCCCTGAGATCAACCCGATCAGGGCAGATCGGCGTCACTTTCGACGGCCACCAGCCCTTCCACGCCGAGATCATCGACGGGTTGTACACGGCCGCTGAGAGCGGGAACCACGAGCTCGTACTCTCCGCCGTCGTAGGCGCGGTCGACGATCGTCGGGCCGCTGAGACCCTACTGCGCGACCGCTGCGAGGCACTGATCATGATCGGGCCGTCACTTGGGACGGCCCGCCTGCGAATGCTCGCCGACGAGGTCCCCGTAGTGGCGGTCGCGCGACCATTGTCATGCCCCGGAGTAGACGTGATCCGAATCGACGACCGGGGCGGGGTGGCGGCGGCAGTCGCTCACCTCGTCGGTCTCGGGCATCGCCGTATCGTGCACGTCGACGGTGGCAAGGCGCCGTCGAGCCCGGAACGGCGCGCAGGTTACCTGGAGGCCATGGCAGCGCACGGGTTGTCCACCGAGGCGACGATCCTGCCCGGCGGGCTTGAGCAGGAGGACGGGATTCGGGCAGCTGCACAACTGCTCGCAGCGCCGGAGCCGCCCACGGCCGTATCCGCCTTCAACGACCGGGTTGCCTCCGGAGTGATTCAGGGCCTCGTCTCTGCCGGAGTAGGCGTTCCGGGCAGGATCAGCGTCGTCGGCTTCGACAACGCCAGACGCTATGAGTCCGGGCTGGTGCCGCTGACGACCATTGACCAGAATCCCGGCCTCATGGCGAAGCTCGCCCTGGAGCGGGCGATCGGGCGTGCCGCGGAACGTTACCTGCCCAGCGAGCAGGTGCTGATTCCCCGGCTGATCGAACGCGCCTCCACCGGACCAGTATCCGAGGCCGCCGGGTGA
- a CDS encoding Gfo/Idh/MocA family oxidoreductase: MPNSPTPPVRIALIGAGRIGTHHATALAHDVHTAELVAVVDPRLEAAQGLAASLGARAEAEASGVLADPQVDAVVVTTPAALHRDLIVEAARAGKHIFTEKPITTELDEAAECVEAAERAGVVLQVGFNRRFAPGFVAARRAVDDGRVGTPQLLRSLTRDPGPYGGDPTRTPLWTIFLETLIHDFDTLRWLNPGAEVDSVTAHADALIRPDARADGFLDTALVTLRFNNGAFATAEASFSASYGYDVRGEVFGDGGMVTAGSGRTTDMDYYGPAGVSYDTSRADTDLLHSAYVGEFKAFVEAIRGGEPAIPTGDDGVKALQIARAAIVSIQQSRTVSIEELTR; this comes from the coding sequence ATGCCCAACAGTCCCACCCCGCCGGTTCGCATCGCCCTCATCGGGGCCGGTCGCATCGGCACGCACCACGCCACGGCCCTCGCCCACGACGTCCACACTGCGGAACTGGTCGCCGTCGTCGATCCGCGACTCGAGGCCGCGCAGGGCCTGGCCGCCTCACTGGGTGCCCGCGCCGAGGCCGAGGCCTCCGGAGTGCTGGCCGATCCCCAGGTAGACGCAGTGGTCGTCACCACCCCCGCCGCGCTGCACCGCGACCTGATCGTAGAAGCCGCCCGTGCGGGCAAGCACATATTCACCGAGAAGCCGATCACCACGGAGCTCGACGAGGCCGCCGAGTGCGTGGAGGCGGCCGAGCGCGCCGGCGTCGTCCTGCAAGTCGGCTTCAACCGCCGCTTCGCCCCCGGCTTCGTCGCCGCCCGGCGCGCGGTCGACGACGGCCGCGTCGGCACCCCGCAGCTGCTCCGGTCACTCACGCGCGACCCTGGCCCCTACGGCGGGGACCCCACGAGAACGCCGTTGTGGACGATCTTCCTGGAGACCCTCATCCACGACTTCGACACCTTGCGCTGGCTGAATCCTGGTGCCGAGGTGGACAGCGTAACGGCGCACGCCGACGCCCTGATCCGGCCGGATGCCCGCGCTGACGGCTTTCTCGACACCGCGCTGGTCACCCTGCGTTTCAACAACGGTGCCTTCGCCACCGCCGAGGCGAGCTTCTCCGCCAGCTACGGGTATGACGTGCGCGGAGAGGTCTTCGGCGATGGCGGCATGGTCACCGCCGGCAGCGGACGCACCACCGACATGGACTACTACGGCCCCGCCGGCGTCTCCTACGACACCTCACGGGCGGACACCGACCTACTGCACTCCGCCTACGTGGGGGAGTTCAAGGCCTTCGTGGAGGCCATCCGCGGCGGCGAGCCCGCCATTCCCACCGGCGACGACGGCGTCAAGGCCCTCCAGATCGCCCGCGCCGCCATTGTTTCAATCCAGCAGTCCCGCACCGTCAGCATTGAGGAGCTAACCCGATGA
- a CDS encoding TIM barrel protein — MTATTVAAGNAFTLAACAEMIFTDRPFLERVDAIAARGLKVEMWDWGGKDLDALAARRADGVEIVSMTGYVEGDLTTDDGVARLLATAEQSLAAAERIDCPRLNVHGTGLGEGGIPVVANEHPSPGDWLRAADTLRRLAALGEREGRVFTLENLNLPVDHPGCPFALARDTRTLVAAVDSPHLRMNLDLYHAQIGEGNLIELCRASQPWIGEIQVADVPGRAQPGTGEVNYRAVALALMDMGYRGTVAMEAFASGASDDALDEFISTFTVEMAQ, encoded by the coding sequence ATGACCGCCACTACCGTAGCCGCAGGCAACGCCTTCACCCTCGCCGCCTGCGCGGAGATGATCTTCACCGACCGGCCATTCCTTGAGCGCGTTGACGCCATCGCCGCGCGCGGCCTGAAGGTGGAGATGTGGGACTGGGGCGGCAAGGACCTCGATGCACTCGCGGCGCGCCGCGCCGACGGCGTCGAGATCGTCTCCATGACCGGGTATGTGGAGGGAGACCTGACCACCGACGACGGCGTGGCCCGGTTGCTGGCCACCGCCGAGCAGTCCCTGGCCGCCGCGGAGAGGATCGACTGCCCACGACTGAACGTGCACGGCACCGGCCTGGGGGAGGGCGGCATCCCCGTGGTCGCCAATGAGCACCCGAGTCCCGGGGACTGGCTGCGCGCCGCCGACACGCTGCGCCGCCTGGCCGCACTGGGGGAGCGTGAGGGGCGGGTGTTCACGCTGGAGAACCTGAACCTGCCCGTGGACCACCCCGGCTGCCCCTTCGCCCTGGCCAGGGACACGCGCACGCTCGTGGCGGCCGTCGACTCCCCGCACCTGCGCATGAACCTAGACCTCTACCACGCGCAGATCGGCGAGGGGAACCTCATCGAGCTCTGCCGCGCCTCGCAGCCGTGGATCGGTGAGATCCAGGTGGCGGACGTGCCCGGCCGCGCCCAGCCCGGCACTGGCGAGGTCAATTACCGTGCCGTCGCCCTAGCTCTGATGGACATGGGTTACCGGGGTACGGTGGCGATGGAGGCCTTTGCCTCGGGCGCCAGTGATGACGCCCTGGATGAGTTCATCAGCACCTTTACCGTGGAGATGGCGCAATGA
- a CDS encoding sugar porter family MFS transporter gives MSPAPSPVSQPTDRRRVDRRLFTIRSIATLGGLLFVYDTGVISGALPFLKGPVSEGGLDLSAFDESVVTTSLTVGAAVGALVGGRLSDRYGRKKNIMTVAVIFLIGALGCALAPSYPALVAFRFILGLAVGGASATVPVYLSEISPVEIRGTMVSRNELMIVTGQLLAYTCNAIIATAWPGAHAWRWMLVLATLPAIGLWIGIHLLPESPRWLARKGRVSQMWEVLNQVRMADEVAGEGEDIVRRVEEEARMGKGSWADLRTPWIRKITLIGIGLAFLSQLTGVNGIMYYAPTILISTGLAAQASIVATIANGVVSVISVYIGIAFFLKRLPRRRMILTGQSGCVASLIALGLVFLMPESTARSYLVLVFMLSFLFFMQCFIGVTFWLMLSEIFPMRVRGLANGVAVFSNWVGNVIVAFAFPNLIELIQGNAFFVFALINLGSLAFYAKFLPETKGHSLEDLERIFQERYS, from the coding sequence ATGAGCCCCGCGCCGTCCCCGGTATCCCAGCCGACCGACCGGCGCAGGGTAGATCGGCGTCTGTTCACCATCCGGTCCATTGCCACCCTGGGTGGCCTATTGTTCGTCTATGACACAGGTGTCATCTCCGGCGCCCTGCCCTTCCTTAAGGGCCCGGTGTCCGAGGGCGGCCTGGACCTGAGTGCCTTCGACGAGTCGGTGGTGACCACCTCCCTGACCGTGGGGGCCGCCGTCGGGGCACTGGTAGGAGGCCGGCTGTCGGATCGCTACGGTCGCAAGAAGAACATCATGACGGTTGCCGTCATCTTCCTGATCGGCGCGCTCGGATGCGCACTGGCGCCGTCGTATCCGGCACTCGTGGCATTCCGCTTCATCCTCGGTCTGGCCGTCGGCGGTGCCTCCGCGACCGTTCCCGTCTACCTGTCGGAGATTTCACCCGTCGAGATCCGCGGCACCATGGTCTCCCGCAATGAGCTCATGATCGTCACCGGCCAGCTGCTGGCCTACACCTGCAACGCCATCATCGCCACCGCTTGGCCCGGGGCTCACGCCTGGCGGTGGATGCTGGTGCTCGCCACCCTGCCCGCGATCGGGTTGTGGATCGGAATCCACCTGCTACCCGAGTCCCCGCGCTGGCTGGCCCGCAAGGGACGCGTCAGTCAGATGTGGGAGGTGCTCAACCAGGTCCGCATGGCCGATGAGGTCGCGGGCGAGGGCGAGGACATCGTGCGCCGTGTCGAGGAGGAGGCCCGCATGGGCAAGGGCTCCTGGGCGGACCTGCGCACCCCGTGGATCCGTAAGATCACTCTTATCGGCATCGGCCTGGCCTTCCTGTCCCAACTCACCGGCGTCAACGGAATCATGTACTACGCCCCCACCATCCTGATCTCCACCGGGTTGGCTGCGCAGGCCTCGATCGTGGCGACCATCGCCAACGGTGTGGTGTCGGTGATATCGGTGTACATCGGCATCGCCTTCTTCCTCAAGCGGTTGCCACGACGTCGCATGATCCTGACCGGGCAGAGCGGTTGCGTGGCCTCGCTGATTGCGCTGGGGCTGGTGTTCCTGATGCCGGAGTCGACGGCGCGCAGCTACCTGGTGCTGGTTTTCATGCTGTCGTTCCTGTTCTTCATGCAGTGCTTCATCGGGGTGACCTTCTGGCTCATGCTCTCCGAGATCTTCCCGATGCGGGTGCGCGGCCTGGCCAACGGGGTGGCTGTGTTCTCCAACTGGGTGGGCAATGTGATCGTCGCCTTCGCCTTCCCAAACCTGATTGAACTGATCCAGGGCAATGCGTTCTTCGTCTTCGCCCTGATCAACCTGGGATCCCTGGCCTTCTATGCCAAGTTCCTACCCGAGACCAAGGGGCACTCCCTGGAGGATCTGGAGCGCATCTTCCAGGAGCGCTACTCCTGA
- a CDS encoding dihydrofolate reductase has product MSAVDRATQPPGPRHVGAIWAQDRDGVIGADGGMLWRVPADFRHFRAATLGGVVVMGRTTWESIGRALDGRASVVLTRRSQWSAPGAVVARDLGTAMAAAHAAAADLAPDPREGGYRVLPRVWVIGGGNVYAQALEARSVDRLVISTIDVHAAARADALGLTAEAVIRAPVLGGEWRHDPDASDSPGTWRPVCGDAAWRVDQWWRE; this is encoded by the coding sequence ATGAGTGCCGTCGACCGCGCGACTCAGCCCCCCGGGCCCCGGCACGTGGGTGCGATCTGGGCGCAGGACCGCGACGGCGTCATCGGTGCCGACGGCGGCATGCTGTGGCGCGTGCCGGCGGACTTCCGCCACTTCCGGGCAGCCACCCTGGGAGGCGTCGTCGTCATGGGCCGTACCACTTGGGAATCCATCGGGCGTGCGCTGGACGGGCGCGCAAGCGTGGTGCTGACGCGGCGCTCGCAGTGGTCCGCCCCGGGAGCGGTAGTGGCACGTGATCTGGGGACCGCAATGGCTGCGGCGCACGCGGCCGCTGCGGATCTCGCGCCGGACCCGCGTGAGGGCGGTTACCGCGTGCTGCCACGCGTGTGGGTGATCGGCGGCGGCAACGTGTACGCCCAGGCCCTCGAGGCACGCTCGGTTGATCGTCTGGTCATCTCAACCATTGATGTCCACGCCGCCGCGCGAGCCGACGCACTCGGGCTCACAGCGGAGGCGGTGATCAGGGCACCGGTGCTCGGCGGCGAGTGGCGGCACGATCCCGACGCCTCCGACTCCCCCGGCACCTGGCGTCCCGTCTGCGGTGATGCCGCATGGCGCGTGGACCAGTGGTGGCGCGAGTGA
- a CDS encoding thymidylate synthase encodes MSNAIDEAVQYPHLARLGLTPPTDTDVSYEELLAEVLLDGVHKGDRTGTGTRAVFARQLRYDLAAGFPRITTKFVAMKAVKGELLWFLRGDMNARWLQERGISIWDEWADADGGLGPVYGAQWRSWPARDGGAIDQITGLIDTLRRDPDSRRMLVSAWNVSDLDRMALAPCHVLFQCFVADGRLSLQVYQRSADLFLGVPFNIASYALLTHMLAQQADLEVGELIWSGGDCHIYDNHVTQVREQLSRVPQAYPFPRLRLERADSIDAYTMDDIDASAGYQHHPTIKAPVAV; translated from the coding sequence ATGAGCAACGCCATCGACGAGGCCGTCCAATACCCGCACCTTGCCCGGCTGGGGCTGACGCCGCCGACCGACACCGACGTCTCCTATGAGGAGCTGCTCGCGGAGGTCCTGCTCGACGGCGTCCACAAGGGGGACCGCACCGGCACCGGCACGCGCGCGGTGTTCGCCAGGCAGCTGCGCTACGACCTTGCGGCCGGCTTTCCGCGCATCACCACCAAGTTCGTGGCGATGAAGGCGGTGAAGGGTGAGCTGCTGTGGTTCCTGCGCGGCGATATGAATGCCCGCTGGCTGCAGGAGCGCGGCATCAGCATATGGGACGAGTGGGCCGACGCCGACGGCGGACTCGGACCGGTTTACGGCGCCCAGTGGCGTAGTTGGCCGGCGCGCGACGGCGGGGCGATCGACCAGATCACCGGACTCATAGACACGCTGCGTCGCGATCCCGACTCCCGGCGCATGCTGGTGTCCGCCTGGAACGTCTCCGACCTGGACCGAATGGCCCTGGCTCCGTGCCACGTCCTGTTCCAGTGCTTCGTGGCGGACGGAAGGCTGTCGTTGCAGGTCTACCAGCGATCGGCGGACCTGTTCCTGGGGGTGCCCTTCAATATCGCCTCCTACGCGCTGCTGACCCACATGCTGGCGCAGCAGGCGGACCTGGAGGTCGGCGAGCTGATCTGGTCCGGGGGCGACTGCCATATCTACGACAACCACGTCACCCAGGTACGCGAGCAGCTCTCCCGAGTCCCGCAGGCATACCCGTTCCCCCGCTTGCGTCTGGAGCGGGCCGATTCGATTGACGCCTACACGATGGATGACATCGACGCGTCCGCCGGCTACCAGCACCATCCGACGATCAAGGCGCCGGTGGCGGTATGA
- a CDS encoding OsmC family protein, producing the protein MNDREDVITPTETNSVWAERTGTRQYLGHNSRGAEVRVGMGEGEFSPGELIKIALGTCNTLSADHRLAKALGEDFDANVVVATLKHEEDERYSDFDVQIIADFASLSPEQRQTLNERVERAIERGCTVGHTIEHGAGVRLHLLDDPDAE; encoded by the coding sequence ATGAACGATCGCGAGGACGTCATCACCCCCACTGAAACCAACTCGGTGTGGGCGGAGCGCACTGGTACCCGCCAGTACCTGGGTCACAACTCACGCGGCGCCGAGGTGCGCGTAGGCATGGGCGAGGGCGAATTCTCCCCGGGCGAGCTCATCAAGATCGCCCTGGGAACCTGCAACACGCTGTCGGCGGACCATCGGCTGGCCAAGGCGCTCGGCGAGGACTTCGACGCCAACGTCGTAGTCGCCACGCTCAAGCACGAGGAGGACGAGCGCTACAGCGACTTCGACGTACAGATCATCGCCGACTTCGCCTCCCTGAGCCCCGAGCAGCGGCAGACTCTGAATGAGCGGGTCGAACGGGCCATCGAGCGCGGCTGCACGGTCGGTCACACCATTGAGCACGGGGCAGGCGTGCGTCTCCACCTGCTGGACGACCCGGACGCGGAGTGA
- a CDS encoding DUF2505 domain-containing protein, whose translation MKKRITITYPAAPARVAAMLADPAYQRGRFERFNLEGMSTDVTARGHGFVATVSGSVPPSRLPSAAARFVRSAVSFGLTESWGEPSADGSRTGTLDIAVKGAPVKAGAAMSMQPGEGESTQITIDLDLSVSVPLVGRSVEEKALARTDRIVADERRRGTAWLTAA comes from the coding sequence ATGAAGAAGCGTATAACGATCACCTACCCCGCAGCTCCGGCACGTGTCGCCGCCATGCTTGCCGACCCGGCCTACCAGCGCGGCCGCTTCGAGCGGTTCAACCTCGAAGGCATGAGTACCGACGTCACGGCCCGGGGGCACGGTTTTGTGGCCACCGTCTCCGGCTCGGTGCCGCCCTCGCGCCTGCCCTCCGCCGCCGCGCGCTTCGTCCGCTCGGCCGTATCATTCGGACTCACGGAGTCCTGGGGCGAGCCCTCTGCCGACGGATCCCGCACCGGCACCCTGGACATTGCCGTCAAGGGCGCCCCCGTCAAGGCGGGCGCCGCCATGTCCATGCAGCCCGGTGAGGGCGAGTCCACCCAGATCACCATTGACCTGGACCTGTCGGTCTCAGTTCCGCTGGTGGGACGCAGCGTGGAGGAGAAGGCGCTGGCACGCACCGATCGGATCGTGGCCGACGAGCGCCGTCGGGGAACCGCCTGGCTGACCGCCGCCTGA